The following proteins come from a genomic window of Paenibacillus sp. CAA11:
- the thrS gene encoding threonine--tRNA ligase encodes MSVQVTLPDGSVREYPVKTTILEIAESISPGLKKNAVAGKLAGQLVDLSREVEQDAKVEIITLDSPEGLEVYRHSTAHLMAQAIKRIYGGKAVKLGIGPVIQDGFYYDIDIDKPLSVDDLAAIEKEMAKIVNENLPIVRKVVSRAEAQAMFEAAEEPLKLELIRDLPEDAVITIYEQGEFSDLCRGPHLPSTGRIKAFKLMSVAGAYWRGSADNKMLQRIYGTAFPKKSQLEEHLYLLEEAKKRDHRKLGKELGLFMFSEEAPGMPFYLPKGMTLRNELESFARELQRQRDYSEVRTPLMMNKRLWEQSGHWDHYRDDMYFTQVDQTEYALKPMNCPGHMLVFKNSLHSYRDLPIRISEFGQVHRHEMSGALSGMMRVRTFCQDDAHLFVRPDQIEEEISRVIDLISHIYKVFGFEYTIELSTRPEDSMGSDELWNEAEQSLKNVLDQLGIDYRLNEGDGAFYGPKIDFHILDALKRSWQCGTIQLDFQMPEKFDLSYIGEDGQKHRPVVIHRAVYGSIDRFIGILTEHFTGAFPVWLAPVQVKLLPVSDNYVDYALQVKKTLEEAGIRVEVDIRREKLGYKIREAQLEKVPYMFVLGESEKNTGAISVRKRGDGDLGTKNTPEIVEMILEEIRVRQ; translated from the coding sequence ATGTCAGTACAAGTCACTTTGCCGGACGGAAGCGTTAGGGAGTACCCTGTGAAGACAACGATTTTGGAGATTGCAGAATCGATCAGCCCAGGGCTGAAGAAGAATGCGGTGGCCGGGAAGCTAGCAGGTCAGCTGGTCGACCTCAGCCGGGAAGTGGAGCAGGATGCGAAGGTAGAGATCATCACACTCGATTCGCCGGAGGGGCTCGAGGTATACCGGCACAGCACCGCTCATCTGATGGCGCAGGCGATCAAGCGCATCTATGGCGGCAAAGCAGTGAAGCTCGGGATCGGTCCTGTCATTCAGGATGGATTCTACTACGATATCGATATAGATAAGCCGCTGTCGGTGGATGACCTGGCGGCCATCGAGAAGGAAATGGCGAAGATTGTGAACGAGAATCTGCCCATTGTCCGCAAGGTGGTGAGCCGGGCAGAGGCACAGGCGATGTTTGAAGCGGCGGAAGAGCCGCTCAAGCTGGAGCTCATCCGTGATTTGCCGGAGGATGCTGTTATCACGATTTACGAGCAAGGAGAGTTCTCCGATTTGTGCCGGGGGCCACATCTTCCGTCTACAGGCCGAATCAAGGCCTTCAAGCTGATGAGCGTTGCCGGTGCTTACTGGCGCGGGAGTGCAGATAACAAGATGCTTCAGCGAATTTACGGAACAGCCTTTCCGAAGAAATCCCAGCTGGAAGAGCACCTGTATCTGCTGGAAGAAGCCAAGAAGCGGGATCACCGCAAGCTAGGCAAGGAACTTGGGCTGTTCATGTTCTCCGAGGAGGCGCCAGGCATGCCATTCTATTTGCCGAAGGGGATGACCCTGCGTAACGAGCTGGAGAGCTTTGCCCGCGAGCTGCAGCGGCAGCGTGATTACAGTGAGGTACGGACTCCCCTGATGATGAACAAACGTCTGTGGGAGCAGTCGGGCCACTGGGACCACTACCGGGATGATATGTATTTCACTCAGGTGGATCAAACAGAGTATGCGCTCAAGCCGATGAACTGTCCGGGCCATATGCTCGTGTTCAAGAACAGCCTTCACTCCTATCGCGATCTTCCCATCCGCATTTCGGAGTTCGGCCAAGTTCATCGTCACGAGATGTCAGGGGCGCTCAGCGGGATGATGCGGGTGCGGACCTTCTGTCAGGACGATGCCCATTTGTTCGTGCGTCCGGATCAGATTGAAGAAGAGATCAGCCGGGTGATCGATCTGATCTCCCATATCTATAAGGTATTCGGCTTTGAATATACAATTGAGCTGTCGACCCGTCCGGAAGATTCCATGGGCTCCGATGAGCTGTGGAATGAGGCAGAGCAGTCGCTGAAGAATGTGCTGGACCAGTTGGGCATTGATTACCGCCTGAACGAAGGGGACGGCGCTTTCTATGGCCCTAAGATCGACTTCCACATTCTAGATGCCCTGAAGCGCAGCTGGCAGTGCGGCACCATTCAGCTTGATTTCCAAATGCCGGAGAAATTTGATCTGTCCTATATTGGCGAGGATGGGCAGAAGCATCGTCCAGTGGTGATTCACCGGGCGGTATACGGCTCCATTGACCGCTTTATCGGCATTCTGACCGAGCATTTCACAGGGGCCTTCCCGGTTTGGCTGGCTCCGGTTCAGGTGAAGCTGCTGCCCGTATCGGATAACTATGTCGATTACGCGCTTCAGGTGAAGAAAACGCTGGAGGAGGCTGGCATTCGCGTGGAAGTGGATATTCGCCGTGAGAAGCTGGGCTACAAAATCCGGGAAGCGCAGCTGGAGAAGGTGCCTTACATGTTCGTGCTGGGTGAGAGCGAGAAGAACACCGGCGCCATTTCCGTACGCAAGCGGGGAGACGGAGATCTTGGCACGAAGAATACGCCGGAGATTGTGGAGATGATCCTGGAGGAGATTCGGGTAAGACAATAA
- a CDS encoding acid phosphatase encodes MKTSRKSKITVGLSLSLLLGTLGSGYAGYAGAASLPSSVEPKEPAYGYFVDHYKNNTKDNKTPESNPTIGVLAGFEKLWKPGATWDGGTKLNQQLLDANIQKVVDITTKRTPEEAERAYLDDQRNQSYSMIDGLGPLTDVYRAQAGATTTIPAVPADATVKKYEDEGTNSGVKDSSLGNMVNLVNTLRGNYSSTNPAKAYFNYPRPFRWSEDVKLLPTLVPAKKSDPSSDGGYPSGHTNAAYLTAFAMAYAVPERYQELLTRASELGNNRIVAGMHSPFDVMGGRVMATALAAAILNDPDNSSLKKAAYEEAHTKLLTQKGSSVDRYSDYNKNKQQYTQRLTYDFPQAGAATESMVVPKGAEVLLETRLPYLDSTQRRWVLATTGLPSGYPVLDDAEGWGRLNLFAAADGFGAFVKDVTVNMDASKGGFYAKDRWRNDISGSGKLTKQGTGSLALAGNNSYTGGTQIDGGTLSAESAAALGSGNVTNNGGTLSESVSGKVTIVGDYKQAAKGTLELTLGSQRDVLRIKGKAAYGGKLRLHFTNNYVPAGKVMIITSGMRQGQAAFSSVETTGLPAGYKVKLTYNAHSIQLEVIKKK; translated from the coding sequence ATGAAAACGTCAAGAAAAAGCAAGATCACGGTCGGCTTATCGCTATCCTTGCTGCTCGGCACGCTGGGCAGCGGTTATGCGGGTTATGCGGGTGCTGCCAGCCTGCCAAGTTCCGTAGAACCGAAGGAGCCGGCCTATGGGTATTTTGTAGATCATTACAAGAATAACACGAAGGATAATAAGACCCCGGAATCCAATCCGACCATCGGCGTGCTTGCTGGTTTCGAGAAGCTTTGGAAGCCCGGGGCAACTTGGGACGGCGGCACCAAGCTGAATCAGCAGCTGCTGGATGCTAATATTCAGAAGGTTGTGGATATCACCACCAAAAGGACGCCTGAGGAAGCTGAGAGAGCTTATCTCGACGATCAGCGGAATCAGAGCTACAGCATGATTGACGGCTTGGGGCCTCTTACTGACGTATACAGAGCCCAAGCGGGTGCTACGACGACAATTCCTGCTGTTCCGGCGGATGCCACTGTGAAGAAGTATGAAGATGAAGGAACGAATTCGGGAGTGAAGGATTCCAGCTTAGGCAACATGGTGAACTTGGTGAACACGTTGCGGGGCAATTACTCCTCTACCAATCCGGCTAAGGCCTACTTCAACTATCCTCGTCCTTTCCGCTGGAGTGAGGATGTCAAACTGCTGCCTACCCTGGTTCCGGCTAAAAAATCCGATCCGAGCAGTGACGGCGGCTATCCGAGCGGTCACACCAACGCTGCCTATCTGACCGCCTTCGCTATGGCCTATGCCGTACCGGAGCGCTACCAGGAGCTGCTTACCCGTGCCTCCGAACTCGGGAACAACCGCATCGTTGCCGGCATGCACTCGCCGTTTGATGTGATGGGCGGACGTGTAATGGCGACAGCGCTGGCTGCCGCCATTCTGAATGATCCGGACAACAGCAGCCTGAAGAAGGCGGCTTATGAGGAGGCGCACACGAAGCTGCTGACCCAGAAGGGCAGCTCTGTAGACCGCTACAGTGACTATAACAAGAACAAGCAGCAGTATACCCAGCGGCTGACTTATGATTTCCCGCAAGCAGGCGCTGCCACTGAATCCATGGTTGTACCGAAGGGAGCGGAGGTGCTGCTGGAGACACGCCTCCCGTATTTGGACAGCACACAGCGCCGCTGGGTGCTGGCGACGACCGGTCTCCCATCGGGGTATCCGGTACTTGATGATGCCGAAGGCTGGGGACGATTGAATCTGTTTGCTGCGGCCGATGGCTTTGGGGCCTTCGTGAAGGACGTAACCGTGAATATGGACGCATCCAAAGGCGGCTTCTATGCCAAGGACCGTTGGCGCAACGATATTTCCGGCAGCGGCAAGCTGACCAAGCAAGGAACAGGCAGCCTGGCCCTTGCTGGCAATAACTCTTACACCGGCGGCACACAAATCGACGGCGGTACCCTATCCGCCGAATCGGCGGCTGCGCTCGGCAGCGGCAATGTCACGAACAATGGAGGAACGCTCAGTGAGAGTGTCTCCGGCAAAGTGACCATCGTCGGTGATTACAAGCAAGCGGCAAAAGGCACCTTGGAGCTGACCCTTGGCAGCCAGAGGGATGTGCTTCGCATTAAAGGTAAAGCGGCATACGGCGGCAAGCTTCGCCTGCACTTTACGAATAATTATGTGCCTGCCGGCAAGGTGATGATTATCACCAGCGGCATGCGACAGGGTCAAGCGGCCTTCTCTTCCGTGGAGACGACCGGATTACCGGCCGGCTACAAGGTGAAGTTAACCTATAACGCTCACAGCATTCAGCTGGAGGTTATCAAGAAGAAGTAA
- a CDS encoding MATE family efflux transporter → MNYRQMIALFLPLLIDQAFIVGLNLVNTAMISSAGMAAVSAVNMIDSLNIFLINVFVAVSTGGTVVVAQYKGSRNELMVSRATAGTVSSVSLMSLCIGLLMIVFYNPVLSLLFGSASADVMTNARTYLIGSCTSFLGIGIVEAVCGALRGIGKTRASLFLSLIMNLSYVALNIVFINWADMGVFGMTIAVNISRYAAAVCALVYLIRVDVDLQYRLKDLLYFNWKMLKKILFIGLPFAAEQMFFNGGKILTQIFIVSLGTYAIATNAICSSLAGVFQIPANALSLTIVTVVGQCIGSRNIADARKFTKSFLWLSSASFIVMGLLLLPFFKPLVGLFHPPAEIVDDIFLVILVNTIAQIPLWSISFITPSALRAAGDSKFTSITSMLSMWLFRVVLGYILGIVLDYGILGVWLAMDIEWGIRGAVFLWRSRGNKWEQHRLID, encoded by the coding sequence ATGAATTACCGGCAAATGATTGCTCTATTCCTGCCGCTCCTGATCGACCAGGCCTTTATTGTAGGCCTTAATCTGGTGAATACCGCGATGATCAGCTCGGCGGGTATGGCTGCGGTCAGTGCGGTGAACATGATTGACTCCCTGAATATTTTTCTAATCAACGTATTTGTGGCCGTATCTACCGGGGGAACGGTGGTAGTTGCGCAGTACAAAGGCAGTCGCAATGAACTGATGGTCTCCAGAGCTACTGCCGGAACCGTCTCATCCGTCTCCTTAATGTCTCTCTGTATCGGTCTGCTAATGATTGTATTCTATAATCCGGTTCTGAGTCTGCTATTCGGCAGCGCATCAGCGGATGTCATGACAAATGCCAGGACCTATCTGATCGGCAGCTGTACTTCCTTTCTGGGAATTGGCATCGTGGAAGCGGTTTGCGGTGCTTTGCGGGGAATCGGGAAGACGCGGGCATCTCTGTTCCTGTCGCTGATTATGAACCTGTCTTATGTCGCACTAAATATCGTGTTTATCAATTGGGCGGATATGGGTGTGTTCGGAATGACCATCGCTGTCAACATTTCCAGATATGCGGCGGCAGTCTGTGCCCTAGTCTACTTGATTCGTGTTGATGTTGACCTGCAGTATCGCTTGAAGGATTTATTGTATTTCAATTGGAAAATGCTGAAGAAAATCCTGTTCATCGGCCTGCCGTTCGCTGCAGAGCAGATGTTCTTCAATGGCGGGAAGATTCTCACCCAGATTTTCATTGTCAGCCTGGGCACATATGCCATTGCTACTAACGCAATTTGCTCTTCGCTGGCCGGTGTGTTCCAGATTCCAGCGAATGCCCTGTCCCTGACCATTGTGACAGTCGTCGGGCAGTGTATCGGCAGCCGGAATATTGCGGATGCGCGGAAGTTCACCAAGTCCTTCTTATGGTTGTCCTCCGCATCTTTTATAGTGATGGGCCTGCTGCTGCTGCCGTTCTTCAAGCCGCTGGTAGGGCTGTTCCATCCGCCTGCCGAGATCGTAGATGATATTTTCCTGGTGATCCTGGTCAATACCATTGCTCAAATTCCGCTCTGGTCCATCAGCTTTATTACACCATCTGCGCTGAGAGCAGCAGGGGATTCCAAGTTCACCTCGATCACATCCATGCTCTCCATGTGGCTGTTTCGGGTAGTGCTTGGCTATATCCTCGGCATCGTGTTAGATTACGGAATTTTAGGTGTCTGGCTAGCGATGGACATTGAATGGGGAATCCGGGGCGCGGTGTTCCTATGGCGGTCCCGAGGGAATAAATGGGAGCAGCACCGGTTGATTGATTGA
- a CDS encoding YebC/PmpR family DNA-binding transcriptional regulator produces the protein MGRKWNNIKEKKASKDASTSRIYAKFGREIYVVAKQGEPDPESNQALKFVLERAKTYNVPKAIIDRAIEKAKGGSDENYDELRYEGFGPNGSMVIVDALTNNVNRTAPEVRSAFSKNGGSLGVSGSVNYMFDSTAVIGVEGKTADEVLEILMEADVDVRDILEEDESIIVYAEPDQFHAVQEAFRNVGISEFTVAELTMLPQTFVTLPEESKAQFEKLIDALEDLDDVQQVYHNVDFED, from the coding sequence ATGGGGCGTAAGTGGAATAATATTAAGGAAAAGAAAGCATCCAAGGATGCAAGTACAAGTCGTATATATGCTAAATTTGGACGTGAAATCTATGTGGTAGCCAAGCAGGGCGAGCCGGATCCGGAGTCGAACCAGGCTCTGAAGTTCGTGCTTGAACGCGCGAAGACCTACAATGTGCCGAAGGCGATCATTGACCGCGCCATCGAGAAGGCCAAGGGCGGTTCGGATGAGAATTACGATGAGCTGCGTTATGAGGGCTTTGGACCGAATGGTTCCATGGTTATTGTGGATGCCCTCACGAATAATGTAAACCGCACAGCGCCAGAAGTGCGTTCGGCCTTCAGCAAGAACGGCGGAAGCCTCGGCGTTAGCGGATCGGTGAATTACATGTTCGATTCCACAGCGGTAATCGGCGTAGAGGGTAAGACCGCCGATGAAGTGCTCGAAATTCTGATGGAAGCGGATGTGGATGTGCGCGATATCCTGGAAGAGGACGAGTCCATCATTGTGTATGCAGAGCCGGATCAATTCCATGCTGTGCAGGAGGCCTTCCGGAACGTTGGGATCTCCGAATTTACAGTGGCAGAGCTCACGATGCTTCCGCAGACGTTCGTGACGCTGCCGGAAGAGAGCAAGGCACAGTTCGAGAAGCTGATTGATGCTCTCGAAGACCTTGACGATGTGCAGCAAGTCTATCATAACGTAGATTTTGAAGACTGA
- a CDS encoding MFS transporter, with protein sequence MGEQHVEQHSSRPSGRTIVAIGSIPLIMTLGNSMLIPILPTMKSELHLSSFQVSLTITAFSLVAAIFIPILGYLSDRFSRKAVIIPALILYGVGGILAGLAAALIPHPYAWIMVGRTLQGMGAAGTAPIAMALTGDLFKGSDESRVLGLVEASNGFGKVLSPILGSLVALLIWYGVFFAFPIVVLVSIILTWLFIKEKEKKKEPPKLKKYVSGLFSVFKHEGRWLFTAYLAGATCLFTLFGILFFLSDVLEKIHHIDGVVKGLVLAIPLLIMCTTSYITGSKIGQNQRLMKKLIVLGFAMLTVSYALLSFINNLTLFISVLAISSLGTGLTLPCINSFITGAVGKERRGFVTSLYGSVRFFGVAIGPPLFGWLMEWSRVGMFLSIAGLTFLVGLLALFLIHGGEAKSGEAQGKGKGEKKKRRRVIRNLNPMGGS encoded by the coding sequence ATGGGTGAACAGCATGTAGAGCAGCATTCAAGCCGTCCATCTGGACGGACAATTGTAGCCATCGGGTCCATTCCCCTGATCATGACACTGGGAAATTCCATGCTTATTCCGATTCTGCCAACGATGAAATCCGAGCTTCACTTGTCATCCTTCCAGGTGAGCTTGACTATTACAGCATTCTCTTTGGTGGCAGCCATCTTTATTCCGATTCTGGGCTATTTATCCGATCGTTTCTCCCGTAAGGCCGTTATTATTCCTGCTTTGATTCTATATGGGGTAGGCGGAATATTGGCGGGGCTGGCCGCCGCTCTGATCCCGCACCCCTACGCCTGGATTATGGTTGGTCGAACGCTTCAGGGGATGGGGGCTGCAGGGACGGCACCCATTGCGATGGCGCTTACCGGGGATTTGTTCAAAGGCAGCGATGAGAGCCGGGTTCTCGGACTGGTAGAAGCCTCTAACGGCTTCGGCAAGGTACTATCCCCAATTCTGGGTTCACTTGTCGCTTTGCTGATTTGGTACGGAGTGTTTTTTGCTTTTCCCATCGTGGTGCTGGTGTCCATTATTCTGACCTGGCTCTTCATTAAGGAGAAGGAGAAGAAGAAGGAGCCGCCCAAGCTTAAGAAATACGTGAGCGGTCTGTTCAGTGTGTTCAAGCATGAGGGCAGATGGCTGTTTACCGCTTATCTGGCCGGAGCTACCTGCCTGTTTACACTGTTCGGGATTTTGTTCTTCCTGTCGGACGTGCTGGAGAAGATCCACCATATTGATGGCGTAGTCAAAGGATTGGTGCTGGCGATTCCTCTGCTGATCATGTGTACAACATCCTACATTACCGGCAGTAAAATAGGGCAGAACCAGCGTTTGATGAAGAAGCTTATAGTGCTTGGCTTCGCTATGCTTACCGTTTCTTATGCGCTTCTGTCTTTTATAAATAACCTGACGCTGTTTATTTCCGTGCTGGCGATCAGCAGCTTGGGAACAGGCCTGACACTCCCTTGTATTAACAGCTTTATTACGGGGGCCGTAGGCAAGGAGCGAAGGGGCTTTGTCACCTCATTGTATGGTTCTGTTCGGTTCTTCGGGGTGGCCATAGGCCCTCCGCTATTCGGATGGTTGATGGAATGGTCCAGAGTAGGCATGTTCCTGTCCATCGCCGGGCTTACTTTTTTGGTGGGGCTGCTGGCTCTGTTCTTGATCCATGGCGGAGAAGCGAAGAGTGGGGAGGCCCAAGGTAAGGGGAAGGGCGAGAAGAAGAAGCGCCGCAGGGTGATTCGCAATTTGAACCCGATGGGCGGCAGTTAA
- a CDS encoding YitT family protein — MRFTAIRFRRLCTKSLLILAGSMLQGYAMAVFLFPHAIPSGGGAGLAVLLNYGFQIPLSIGLWITNFSFLLLAIKYLGGISAFGTLGVITVTSMSVKVFEVLFHSPFHNVWIDLLVGSVLLGTGISVLYGQGVSNGGIGFVSLAIAKYRGTNPGKSLFWMNGLIFLITAYVIDWAIIIQALICQWLSTRIVSWLHEFPLRRLYPSFLPAQGWRKK, encoded by the coding sequence ATGAGATTCACAGCGATACGATTTCGCCGCCTGTGCACCAAAAGCCTTCTGATTCTCGCCGGATCCATGCTCCAGGGCTATGCGATGGCGGTCTTCCTCTTCCCTCATGCCATTCCTTCAGGGGGAGGAGCAGGGCTAGCGGTGCTGCTTAATTACGGGTTTCAAATTCCTTTGAGCATTGGCCTATGGATCACGAACTTTTCGTTCCTGCTGCTGGCGATTAAATATCTCGGGGGCATCAGCGCCTTTGGCACCCTTGGCGTCATCACTGTCACTTCCATGTCCGTGAAGGTCTTTGAAGTTCTCTTCCATTCACCCTTCCACAATGTATGGATCGATCTGCTGGTCGGCTCCGTGCTGCTCGGAACAGGGATTTCCGTTCTGTACGGACAAGGTGTATCTAACGGGGGGATCGGATTTGTCTCTCTGGCCATCGCCAAGTACAGGGGCACAAACCCCGGTAAATCCCTGTTCTGGATGAACGGTCTGATCTTCCTCATCACCGCCTATGTCATCGACTGGGCCATCATCATTCAGGCACTGATTTGCCAGTGGCTATCCACCCGGATTGTAAGCTGGCTGCACGAATTTCCCCTGCGCCGATTGTACCCAAGCTTTCTGCCCGCCCAGGGCTGGCGCAAGAAATAA
- a CDS encoding ATP-binding cassette domain-containing protein — protein MTVNNQVHLMLDNLHKSYHQVEVLKQLDMTVRQGEFIAIVGKSGCGKSTLLRLLSGLEKPSSGQILIQDRPLSGLNTEACMMFQDGRLLPWKKVLDNVMLGLKGDRRKEAQEVLRSVGLEDKQEEWPAKLSGGQKQRVALARALIHKPILLLLDEPLGALDALTRLEMQSLVEELWQGSRFTALLVTHDVEEAVALADRVILLQEGSIEADVPILLPRPRQRDHAAFTSVVNQILRRIIGQPEPTPRSKPRSEEREFAFNAAVPEAN, from the coding sequence ATGACCGTGAACAACCAGGTCCATCTGATGCTGGACAATCTGCACAAAAGCTATCATCAGGTTGAGGTTCTGAAGCAGCTGGACATGACCGTGCGGCAGGGGGAATTCATCGCCATCGTCGGCAAGAGCGGCTGCGGGAAAAGCACGCTGCTGCGCCTGCTGTCCGGGCTTGAGAAGCCCAGCAGCGGCCAGATCCTGATCCAGGATAGGCCGCTCAGCGGCCTCAATACCGAGGCCTGCATGATGTTTCAGGACGGCCGTCTCCTTCCGTGGAAAAAGGTGCTGGACAACGTAATGCTAGGCCTGAAGGGCGACCGGCGGAAGGAGGCCCAGGAAGTGCTGCGCAGTGTAGGACTCGAAGACAAACAGGAGGAATGGCCTGCCAAGCTGTCAGGCGGCCAGAAGCAGCGCGTCGCCTTGGCCCGCGCTCTGATTCATAAGCCCATCCTGCTGCTGCTCGATGAGCCGCTGGGCGCGCTCGATGCGCTTACCCGGCTCGAAATGCAGAGCCTGGTAGAGGAGCTATGGCAAGGAAGCCGCTTTACGGCGCTCCTTGTCACCCATGATGTGGAGGAGGCGGTGGCTCTCGCAGACCGGGTCATTCTGCTTCAAGAGGGCAGCATTGAAGCCGACGTTCCGATTCTGCTGCCGCGCCCCAGACAGCGGGATCATGCCGCCTTCACCTCGGTCGTCAACCAGATCCTGCGGAGAATTATCGGGCAGCCTGAGCCTACCCCACGGTCCAAGCCGCGAAGTGAAGAGCGGGAGTTCGCCTTCAATGCGGCGGTTCCTGAAGCGAACTGA
- the ssuC gene encoding aliphatic sulfonate ABC transporter permease SsuC codes for MKPSYSQILYKLLPWAIPLLLLIVWQLSTKMGIVPTRILPAPSDVYLAAVQLIQNGELFHHVWISLWRASIGFLIGGSIGFVLGLLNGLFRSSEVLLDTSIQMLRNIPHLALIPLVILWFGIGEEAKIFLVALGVLFPVYLNTYHGIKSVDQGLIEMGRMYGLKGFPLFLHIIFPGALSSILVGIRFSLGIMWITLIVAETISSTSGIGYMAMNAREFMQMDVIVLSILIYALLGKLSDVIARYFEKRWLKWHPGYQKKAGRETLRRSA; via the coding sequence TTGAAGCCATCCTATTCCCAAATTCTATATAAGCTGCTTCCTTGGGCTATTCCGCTCCTGCTGCTGATCGTGTGGCAGTTATCCACGAAGATGGGGATTGTGCCCACACGAATTCTCCCCGCTCCTTCGGATGTATATCTGGCAGCCGTTCAGCTGATTCAGAACGGTGAGCTTTTTCATCACGTGTGGATCAGCCTCTGGAGAGCCTCCATCGGCTTTCTGATCGGAGGCTCCATCGGCTTCGTGCTGGGCCTCCTCAATGGACTGTTCCGCAGCTCTGAGGTTCTGCTCGATACTTCCATCCAGATGCTGCGCAATATCCCCCACCTCGCCCTGATCCCCCTGGTGATCCTTTGGTTCGGGATCGGCGAGGAGGCCAAGATATTCCTTGTGGCCCTGGGCGTGCTTTTTCCAGTGTACTTAAACACCTATCACGGGATTAAGTCCGTGGATCAAGGCTTGATTGAGATGGGGCGCATGTATGGACTCAAAGGCTTCCCTTTGTTCCTTCATATCATTTTCCCCGGCGCACTCTCCTCCATTCTGGTCGGAATCCGATTCTCGCTAGGCATTATGTGGATTACCCTCATTGTGGCAGAGACGATCTCCTCTACCTCCGGCATTGGGTATATGGCTATGAACGCCAGGGAATTTATGCAGATGGATGTCATTGTCCTAAGCATCTTAATATACGCCCTGCTAGGCAAGCTGTCAGATGTCATCGCTCGTTACTTTGAGAAGAGATGGCTGAAGTGGCATCCCGGCTACCAGAAAAAAGCGGGTAGAGAGACATTGAGGAGGAGTGCATGA
- a CDS encoding sulfonate ABC transporter substrate-binding protein, which yields MPTKRYLAVWLSLLLLMTAVLSSCSIGEASKQAKADAKKTVRIGYQKNGPLIILKTRGTLEERLKPLGVTVEWYEFASGPPLLESLNAGSLDLGRTGDSPPIFAQASGSSLVYVAVGKPKSSGSGILVKQGSAIKTIGDLKGKTIGFAKGSSSHYFLVEALAEAGLTPSDIKPAYLSPGDARIAFEQGKIDAWIVWDPFTADAEKAAGARMLVSGEGLTTDRDFFLASEKFAEQHEDLVKIVVEEIQKASDWANAHPAELTKLLSSILGIDEASMQLAVERREYGLDALNEEIIAEQQQIADVFYELKIIPKKVNIAERVYKFKEKDESR from the coding sequence ATGCCGACAAAAAGGTATTTGGCCGTTTGGCTCAGCCTGCTGCTCCTAATGACTGCCGTGCTGTCTTCCTGCTCTATCGGGGAAGCTTCCAAGCAGGCCAAAGCAGATGCCAAGAAGACCGTTCGCATTGGCTATCAGAAAAATGGGCCGCTGATTATTTTAAAGACCCGAGGGACGCTTGAAGAGAGATTGAAGCCGCTTGGCGTCACCGTGGAGTGGTATGAATTCGCTTCAGGCCCGCCGCTGCTGGAATCCCTCAATGCGGGCAGTCTGGACCTGGGAAGAACCGGCGACTCTCCGCCCATTTTTGCTCAGGCGTCAGGCTCATCGTTGGTATACGTAGCTGTAGGCAAGCCTAAGTCCAGCGGCTCCGGCATCCTCGTTAAGCAGGGCTCTGCTATCAAGACGATCGGGGACCTAAAGGGCAAAACGATCGGTTTTGCCAAGGGCTCCAGCTCCCACTATTTCCTCGTGGAGGCCTTGGCTGAGGCAGGTCTGACTCCAAGCGACATCAAGCCAGCCTACCTGTCACCAGGGGATGCCAGAATCGCCTTCGAGCAAGGCAAGATTGATGCCTGGATCGTGTGGGACCCCTTCACAGCAGATGCAGAAAAGGCTGCGGGAGCACGCATGCTGGTGAGCGGGGAAGGCTTGACGACAGATCGTGACTTCTTCCTGGCTTCCGAGAAATTCGCGGAGCAGCATGAGGATCTCGTTAAGATCGTTGTTGAGGAAATTCAAAAGGCCTCGGACTGGGCCAATGCACATCCTGCCGAGCTGACCAAGCTGCTATCCTCCATCCTCGGCATTGATGAAGCCTCTATGCAGTTAGCGGTTGAACGCCGGGAGTACGGCCTTGATGCTCTAAATGAGGAGATTATTGCCGAGCAGCAGCAAATTGCAGACGTCTTCTATGAGCTCAAGATCATTCCGAAAAAGGTGAACATCGCGGAGCGGGTCTACAAATTTAAAGAAAAGGATGAGTCCCGTTGA